In a single window of the Salmo trutta chromosome 23, fSalTru1.1, whole genome shotgun sequence genome:
- the LOC115159224 gene encoding LOW QUALITY PROTEIN: E3 ubiquitin-protein ligase TRIM23-like (The sequence of the model RefSeq protein was modified relative to this genomic sequence to represent the inferred CDS: inserted 2 bases in 1 codon) produces MAVAMGVTKPXTAATMDVCVRHGRGATGNTVKVLECGVCEDVFSLQGDKVPRLLLCGHTVCHDCLTRLPLHGRAVRCPFDRQVTELGDSGVWGLKKNFALLELLERLQNGASNQLGMAEESLKGMGESIIRCDEDESHTASMYCTVCATHLCANCSQLTHSTRTLAKHRRVPLADKPHEKTLCPQHQVHAIEFVCQEEICQPGPLMCCVCKEYGKHQGHKNVVLEAEANQIRASILDMAHCIRTFTEEVSEYSRKLVGIVQQIEGGEQTVEDDISMAHTEHVPGTAESARSCVRAYFADLHETLCRQEEMALSVVDAHVRERLIWLRQQQEDMAILLSQVSTACLHCEKTLQQDDCRVVLAKQEINRLLETLQKQQQQFTELADHIQLDAGIPVTFTKDNRVHIGPKMEIRVVTLGLDSAGKTTILFKLKQDEFMQPIPTIGFNVETVEYKNLKFTIWDVGGKHKLRPLWKHYYLNTQAVVFVIDSCHRDRLMEAHSELAKLLTEKELRDALLLIFANKQDVPGAVSVEEMTELLSLHKLCCGRSWHIQGCDARSGTGLHEGLDWLSRQLVAAGVLDVA; encoded by the exons ATGGCGGTTGCTATGGGTGTGACCAAACC GACAGCAGCAACGATGGACGTCTGTGTTCGGCACGGCAGAGGGGCCACAGGCAACACGGTGAAG GTGTTGGAGTGTGGGGTGTGTGAGGATGTCTTCTCTCTCCAAGGGGACAAGGTCCCCCGGCTGCTGCTCTGCGGTCACACGGTCTGCCATGACTGTCTGACCCGGCTGCCCCTACATGGTAGAGCCGTCCGCTGCCCCTTTGACAGACAGGTCACTGAACTGG gggactCTGGTGTGTGGGGTCTGAAGAAGAACTTTGCCCTGCTGGAACTTCTGGAGAGGCTGCAGAATGGAGCGTCCAACCAGTTGGGCATGGCAGAGGAGTCCCTGAAAGGCATGGGAGAG AGTATAATCCGCTGTGACGAGGACGAGAGCCACACGGCATCTATGTACTGCACAGTGTGTGCCACCCACTTGTGTGCCAACTGCTCCCAGCTCACCCACTCCACCCGCACCCTGGCCAAGCACCGGCGGGTACCCCTGGCAGACAAGCCCCACGAGAAGACGCTGTGCCCTCAGCATCAGGTCCACGCTATCGAGTTTGTCTGTCAGGAGGAGATCTGCCAACCTGGGCCGCTCATGTGCTGCGTGTGCAAAGAGTACGGCAAGCACCAGGGACACAAG AATGTGGTTCTGGAGGCAGAAGCCAATCAGATCCGTGCATCCATCCTGGACATGGCCCACTGTATCCGGACGTTCACAGAGGAGGTGTCGGAGTATTCCAGGAAGCTGGTTGGGATCGTACAGCAGATTgagggaggagaacagacagTGGAGGACGACATCAGCATGGCACACACTGAACAT GTCCCAGGCACGGCAGAGAGCGCACGGTCATGCGTACGGGCCTACTTCGCCGACCTCCACGAGACGCTGTGCAGACAGGAGGAGATGGCGCTCAGCGTAGTAGACGCCCACGTCAGAGAGAGACTCATCTGGCTCCGGCAGCAGCAGGAGGACATGGCCATCCTGCTTTCCCAGGTCTCCACTGCCTGCCTGCACTGTGAGAAAACACTGCAGCAG GATGACTGCAGGGTGGTTCTGGCCAAGCAGGAGATCAACAGACTGTTGGAGACTCTGcagaaacagcagcagcagttcACTGAGCTGGCCGACCACATCCAGCTAGACGCTGGTATCCCCGTCACATTCACTAAG GACAACCGGGTCCACATCGGTCCAAAGATGGAGATCAGGGTGGTGACCCTGGGACTGGATAGTGCAGGGAAAACCACCATCCTCTTCAAGCTGAAACAGGATGAGTTTATGCAGCCCATCCCTACCATAG GTTTTAATGTGGAGACAGTGGAGTATAAGAATCTCAAGTTCACCATCTGGGACGTTGGTGGGAAACATAAGCTACGACCTCTCTGGAAGCACTATTACCTGAACACACAag CGGTGGTGTTTGTGATTGACAGCTGTCACAGAGACAGGCTGATGGAGGCCCACAGTGAGCTGGCGAAACTGCTGACCGAGAAAGAGCTGAGAGACGCCCTGCTGCTCATCTTTGCCAACAAACAG GATGTCCCCGGGGCTGTGTCAGTGGAGGAGATGACGGAGCTTCTGAGCCTTCACAAGCTGTGCTGTGGGAGGAGCTGGCACATCCAAGGCTGTGACGCCCGCAGCGGCACAGGGCTCCACGAGGGCCTGGACTGGCTGTCCCGGCAGCTGGTGGCTGCAGGCGTACTGGACGTGGCCTAA